One stretch of bacterium DNA includes these proteins:
- a CDS encoding DNA gyrase subunit A has translation FDDRLQEPTVLPAKLPNLLVNGSSGIAVGMATNIPPHNLREVAAAIKHLVAHPDCSVDELMRHIKGPDFPTGGFIVGLDGIKEAYRTGRGRIIMRARIQRESLRNGKEQLVVTELPYGISKARVVEQIAQLVRERKLEDIADLRDESDREGMRVVIELRRGAQVPRVLTTLFKNTALQATFGAILLALDNGVPREMNLKEILERYRDHRLEVIQRRARFELERAQAEAHITEGLLVALDNIDAVIRIIRRAQDREVAAAQLRKRFRLSEAQAGAILDMRLARLTALEHKALKQQLKALERRIADLEKLLGSRKRQLALLVAELDELVERYGDARRTRIVKGTAELPVEDLIAQENVVVTLTHEGYINRVPLDLYRRRVRRGTSVLRTKKGGDFLERAFIAGTRDTLLVFTQDGLAHALPVHKVPEASTGRGTPLVRALGLGKRAAVAAMIPVADFSADRHLVFLTAGGVVKRTTLDQFAGIRAGGITAMGIRKGDRLLDVQLSDGTNDVVIVTRQGRAIRFPEAEIPAVGRAAQGVRGINLREGDRAIGMVVVRRDASLCTITENGYAKRTPIGEYAVQRRGGVGAAALAVDKRTGPLVAVEELLPGDELMVLTAKGAGVRVAADDLPEQRRTSKGKRVLEPEPGDRVVEVARIVAQEEGGEAKGARKRASRARSGQPEQLSLIGVE, from the coding sequence TTCGATGATCGGCTCCAGGAGCCGACGGTGCTGCCGGCCAAGCTGCCCAACCTGCTGGTCAACGGCTCGAGCGGCATCGCCGTCGGCATGGCCACCAACATCCCGCCCCACAACCTGCGCGAGGTCGCGGCCGCCATCAAACACCTGGTCGCCCATCCGGACTGCTCGGTGGACGAGCTCATGCGCCACATCAAGGGTCCGGATTTCCCCACCGGCGGCTTCATCGTGGGCCTGGACGGGATCAAGGAGGCGTATCGCACCGGCCGCGGCCGGATCATCATGCGCGCGCGGATCCAGCGCGAGTCGCTCCGCAACGGCAAGGAGCAGCTCGTCGTCACCGAGCTGCCGTACGGCATCTCCAAGGCCCGCGTCGTCGAGCAGATCGCGCAGCTCGTCCGTGAGCGCAAGCTCGAGGACATCGCCGACCTGCGGGACGAGTCGGACCGCGAGGGGATGCGCGTCGTCATCGAGCTCCGGCGCGGCGCCCAGGTCCCCCGCGTGCTCACGACCCTGTTCAAGAACACCGCCCTCCAGGCGACCTTCGGCGCGATCCTGCTGGCGCTGGACAACGGCGTGCCGCGGGAGATGAACCTGAAGGAGATCCTGGAGCGCTACCGGGACCACCGGCTGGAGGTGATCCAGCGCCGCGCCCGGTTCGAACTCGAGCGTGCGCAGGCGGAGGCGCACATCACGGAAGGACTGCTGGTCGCGCTGGACAACATCGACGCCGTCATCCGCATCATCCGGCGGGCGCAGGACCGCGAGGTCGCGGCGGCGCAGTTGCGCAAGCGGTTCCGCCTCTCCGAGGCACAGGCCGGCGCGATCCTCGACATGCGCCTCGCCCGGCTCACGGCGCTGGAGCACAAGGCGCTGAAGCAGCAGCTCAAGGCCCTCGAGCGTCGCATTGCGGACCTCGAGAAGCTACTCGGCAGCCGGAAGCGCCAGCTCGCGCTGCTCGTCGCCGAGCTCGATGAGCTGGTCGAGCGCTACGGCGACGCGCGGCGCACCCGGATCGTGAAGGGCACCGCGGAGCTGCCGGTCGAGGACCTCATCGCGCAGGAGAACGTCGTCGTCACCCTCACGCACGAGGGCTACATCAACCGCGTGCCGCTCGACCTCTACCGCCGCCGCGTGCGCCGCGGCACGTCCGTGCTCCGCACGAAGAAGGGCGGCGACTTCCTCGAGCGCGCGTTCATCGCCGGCACCCGCGACACGCTGCTCGTCTTCACCCAGGACGGGCTGGCCCACGCGCTACCCGTGCACAAGGTGCCCGAGGCCAGCACCGGCCGAGGCACGCCCCTCGTCCGTGCGCTCGGTCTCGGCAAGCGCGCCGCCGTCGCGGCGATGATCCCCGTGGCCGATTTCTCCGCGGACCGGCACCTCGTGTTCCTCACCGCCGGCGGTGTGGTCAAGCGCACCACGCTCGACCAGTTCGCCGGGATCCGCGCCGGCGGCATCACCGCCATGGGCATCCGCAAGGGAGACCGCCTGCTCGACGTGCAGCTCTCGGATGGCACGAACGACGTGGTGATCGTGACGCGCCAGGGCCGCGCGATCCGTTTCCCGGAGGCGGAGATCCCCGCCGTCGGTCGGGCCGCGCAGGGCGTGCGCGGCATCAACCTGCGGGAGGGCGACCGCGCCATCGGCATGGTGGTCGTGCGCCGCGACGCCAGTCTCTGCACCATCACGGAGAACGGCTACGCCAAGCGCACGCCCATCGGCGAGTACGCGGTCCAGCGCCGCGGCGGCGTCGGCGCCGCGGCGCTCGCGGTGGACAAGCGGACCGGCCCGCTGGTGGCGGTCGAGGAGCTGCTCCCTGGCGACGAACTCATGGTCCTCACGGCCAAGGGCGCCGGTGTCCGCGTCGCGGCCGACGACCTGCCCGAGCAGCGGCGCACCAGCAAGGGCAAGCGCGTCCTCGAGCCGGAGCCCGGCGACCGCGTGGTCGAGGTCGCGCGCATCGTCGCGCAGGAGGAGGGCGGCGAGGCGAAGGGCGCGCGCAAGCGCGCCTCCCGTGCCCGGTCCGGGCAGCCCGAGCAGCTCTCGCTGATCGGCGTCGAATGA
- a CDS encoding alpha/beta hydrolase — protein sequence MQALVGGIRMHWREAGHGPRTVVFIHGFPFDGSLWDDQLDRMPRRWRLLAPDLRGFGRSQMGPVEGPLTMERFADDLALWLDHLGIERTTLCGLSMGGYVAFAFWRRHRHRVGALVLCATRAGADSGEAREGRKAMAELVRKKGAGAVAETMIPKLLAPGTPQARPEVVERLRRMIEAQPAESIARAAEGMALREDSTELLPTIDVPVLVIAGTEDGVAPLEEAERIRDGIPDARLVQISGAGHLPNMEQPGAFDTALTHFLEAIE from the coding sequence ATGCAGGCGTTGGTCGGCGGCATCCGCATGCATTGGCGGGAGGCGGGGCACGGCCCGCGGACGGTGGTGTTCATCCACGGTTTCCCGTTCGACGGCTCGCTGTGGGATGACCAGCTCGATCGGATGCCGCGGCGCTGGCGACTCCTCGCGCCTGACCTGCGGGGCTTTGGCCGGAGCCAGATGGGGCCGGTCGAGGGGCCGCTCACCATGGAGCGCTTCGCGGACGACCTCGCCCTCTGGCTGGACCATCTCGGCATCGAGCGCACGACGCTGTGCGGTCTGTCGATGGGCGGCTACGTGGCGTTCGCGTTCTGGCGCCGGCACCGGCACCGGGTGGGCGCGCTGGTGCTCTGCGCCACCCGGGCGGGCGCGGACAGCGGCGAGGCGCGGGAGGGGAGGAAGGCGATGGCCGAGCTGGTCCGGAAGAAGGGTGCGGGCGCCGTGGCGGAGACCATGATCCCCAAGCTCCTCGCGCCCGGCACGCCGCAGGCCCGGCCGGAGGTGGTGGAGCGGCTGCGCCGCATGATCGAGGCGCAGCCGGCGGAGAGCATTGCGCGCGCGGCCGAGGGCATGGCGCTGCGCGAAGACTCGACGGAGCTGCTCCCGACCATTGACGTCCCCGTGCTGGTGATCGCCGGTACCGAGGACGGGGTCGCGCCGCTGGAGGAGGCGGAGCGGATCCGGGACGGGATCCCGGATGCGCGCCTGGTCCAGATCTCCGGCGCGGGGCACCTGCCGAACATGGAGCAGCCCGGCGCCTTCGACACCGCCCTCACGCACTTCCTGGAGGCCATCGAGTAG
- a CDS encoding aromatic ring hydroxylase yields MVTEQDVKKALRAVKDPELDLDVVVLGLVYGVDITDGHVHVTMSLTTPMCPAAPQIVEQARAAVEALEGVESAEVELTFEPRWTPDRIDPIIRSALGL; encoded by the coding sequence ATGGTCACGGAGCAGGACGTGAAGAAGGCGCTCCGCGCGGTCAAGGATCCGGAGCTGGATCTGGATGTCGTGGTCCTCGGCCTGGTGTACGGCGTGGACATTACGGATGGTCACGTCCACGTCACCATGTCCCTGACCACGCCGATGTGTCCTGCGGCGCCGCAGATCGTAGAGCAGGCGAGGGCGGCGGTGGAGGCGCTGGAGGGTGTGGAGAGCGCGGAGGTCGAGCTGACGTTCGAGCCGCGCTGGACGCCGGATCGGATCGATCCGATCATCCGTTCGGCCCTCGGGCTGTGA
- a CDS encoding 6-phosphofructokinase: MPRPIRRIALNTGGGDAPGLNAVIRAAVLSAIHRGWEVYGIRKGYGGLLGEDGIVRLDRESVRGITHLGGTILGTTNRGNPFEWPLDTPDGITVQDRSDEVIAAFNAHGFDALIAIGGDGSLHIANRLAAKGLPVVGVPKTIDNDLACTQVTFGFHTAVQTATDAIDKLHSTAQSHERVFVVEVMGRHTGWIALHSGVAGSADVILIPEIPYDIEKVCEKIEERYTDGKRFAIIVAAEGAVPRDGEAVYIEPARPGRPARLGGIAERLAAQIQERTGHETRSLVLGHLQRGGSPTAYDRLIALRFGAAAVRLVAEHRFGTMVALDPPTVRAVPLEDAVRGLKRVPLDSDIIETARDLGISFGD, encoded by the coding sequence ATGCCTCGTCCGATCCGACGCATTGCGCTCAACACCGGCGGCGGCGACGCGCCCGGCCTGAACGCAGTCATCCGCGCCGCCGTCCTGTCCGCGATCCACCGCGGCTGGGAGGTCTACGGCATCCGCAAGGGCTACGGCGGCCTCCTCGGCGAAGACGGCATCGTCCGGCTCGACCGCGAGTCCGTCCGCGGCATCACGCACCTGGGCGGCACGATCCTGGGCACCACCAACCGCGGCAACCCGTTCGAGTGGCCGCTCGACACGCCGGACGGCATCACCGTCCAGGACCGCTCCGACGAGGTCATCGCCGCGTTCAACGCCCACGGCTTCGACGCCCTCATCGCCATCGGCGGCGACGGGTCGCTGCACATCGCCAACCGCCTCGCCGCCAAGGGGCTGCCCGTCGTCGGCGTGCCCAAGACCATCGACAACGACCTCGCCTGCACCCAGGTCACCTTCGGCTTCCACACCGCCGTCCAGACCGCGACGGACGCCATCGACAAGCTCCACTCCACCGCCCAGAGCCACGAGCGCGTCTTCGTCGTCGAGGTCATGGGCCGCCACACCGGCTGGATCGCGCTGCACTCCGGCGTCGCCGGCTCCGCGGATGTCATCCTGATCCCGGAGATCCCCTACGACATCGAGAAGGTCTGCGAGAAGATCGAGGAGCGCTACACGGACGGGAAACGGTTCGCCATCATCGTCGCCGCCGAGGGCGCCGTCCCGCGGGACGGCGAGGCGGTCTACATCGAACCGGCGCGACCGGGCCGCCCCGCCCGCCTCGGCGGCATTGCAGAGCGCCTTGCCGCCCAGATCCAGGAACGCACCGGCCACGAGACCCGCTCCCTCGTCCTCGGCCATCTCCAGCGCGGCGGCTCGCCCACCGCTTACGACCGGCTCATCGCCCTCCGCTTCGGCGCCGCGGCCGTGCGCCTGGTCGCCGAGCACCGCTTCGGCACCATGGTCGCCCTCGACCCGCCCACGGTCCGCGCCGTCCCGCTGGAGGACGCGGTCCGCGGGTTGAAGCGCGTGCCGCTCGACTCGGACATCATCGAGACGGCCCGCGACCTCGGCATCTCCTTCGGCGACTGA
- a CDS encoding S9 family peptidase, with amino-acid sequence MHRLRTAFVLAFFALTAASPGHAQPAARAAASTFELSVANIMRGPEHVGSPPTAIRWTDDSRWIYFRWKPGGRPWHEEPALYRVPASGGTPERLSDEAADSLGVLLATGDISPDERWRVVAYEGDLWLIDRRSLAVRRLTHTRTAESNPVFGHDGRTIYFVQENNVFSMSLDGGSVRQLTDIRAGSPPEERQAAGQRRFLEEQQKELFEHIRREVERRDEMRRRREAREARNVKTVYISPEERVQAIAPEPGGRYAVLHVYKPARDARRTIVPDYVTASGYTENVDARAKVGDAQSEARLGLVDLSTGDVRWLELGTATAASQPADSTTRARSAKPRLAAARFLGWNRDGTLGLIGAVSYDFKDQWLHVLDAATGEVRIVAHDHDDAWIGGPCADWTDFGCAGWMPDGKSIYFLSERDGYSHLYTVAATGGEARQLTRGQWEVKSVSISPDRRYFYLTTSEGSPFEEHFWRAELDGSRRTRITTRPGFHDVTVSPDGRRLAIVHSYSNRPPELFVAENRPGAEMRRVTVSPTEEWSSFGWIDPEIVWFEARDGVKVPARIYRPRDLGAEPHGGAVIFVHGAGYLHNVHKGWSTYYREYMFHHLLAARGFTVLDIDYRGSAGYGRDWRTAIYRHMGGKDLSDQVDGARYLVQHEGVDPERIGIYGGSYGGFITLMALFTEAKTFAAGAALRAVTDWAHYNHWYTQRILNLPHEDTLAYRRSSPIYFAEGLEDPLLIAHGMVDTNVHFQDVVRLAQRLIELGKTNWEMAIYPVEDHGFVEPSSWTDQYRRILELFERHLTRPRTASQE; translated from the coding sequence ATGCACCGCCTCCGCACGGCGTTCGTCCTGGCCTTCTTCGCCCTGACGGCCGCGAGTCCCGGTCACGCCCAGCCGGCGGCGCGCGCGGCCGCCAGCACGTTCGAGCTGAGCGTCGCCAACATCATGCGCGGGCCGGAGCACGTCGGCTCGCCGCCCACCGCCATCCGGTGGACCGACGACAGCCGCTGGATCTACTTCCGCTGGAAGCCGGGCGGCCGGCCGTGGCACGAGGAACCCGCGCTCTACCGCGTCCCCGCCTCCGGCGGCACCCCCGAGCGCCTCTCGGACGAGGCCGCGGACTCCCTCGGCGTTCTCCTCGCCACCGGCGACATCTCGCCGGATGAACGCTGGCGCGTCGTCGCCTACGAGGGCGACCTCTGGCTCATCGACCGGCGCTCCCTCGCCGTGCGCCGCCTCACCCACACGCGCACGGCCGAGTCCAACCCCGTCTTCGGCCACGACGGCCGGACCATCTACTTCGTTCAGGAGAACAACGTCTTCTCCATGTCCCTGGACGGCGGGTCGGTCCGCCAGCTCACCGACATCCGCGCCGGCTCGCCGCCGGAAGAACGCCAGGCCGCAGGCCAGCGTCGGTTCCTCGAGGAGCAGCAGAAAGAGCTCTTCGAGCACATCCGGCGCGAGGTCGAGCGCCGCGACGAGATGCGCCGCCGCCGCGAGGCCCGCGAGGCGCGCAACGTGAAGACCGTCTACATCTCGCCCGAGGAGCGCGTCCAGGCGATCGCGCCGGAGCCCGGCGGCCGCTACGCGGTCCTGCACGTCTACAAGCCGGCACGCGATGCGCGCCGCACCATCGTCCCGGACTACGTCACCGCGTCCGGCTACACGGAGAACGTCGACGCGCGCGCCAAGGTCGGCGACGCCCAGTCCGAGGCCCGGCTCGGCCTCGTGGACCTCTCGACCGGCGACGTCCGCTGGCTGGAGCTGGGAACCGCGACGGCCGCCTCACAGCCCGCGGACAGCACGACCCGCGCCCGCAGCGCGAAGCCCCGGCTCGCGGCCGCCCGCTTCCTCGGCTGGAACCGCGATGGCACTCTCGGCCTGATCGGCGCCGTCAGCTACGACTTCAAGGACCAGTGGCTGCACGTGCTGGATGCGGCGACGGGCGAAGTGCGCATCGTGGCGCACGACCACGATGACGCATGGATCGGCGGGCCGTGCGCGGACTGGACCGACTTCGGGTGCGCAGGCTGGATGCCGGACGGCAAGAGCATCTACTTCCTGAGCGAGCGCGACGGCTACTCGCACCTCTACACCGTCGCCGCCACGGGCGGCGAGGCGCGCCAGCTCACGCGCGGCCAGTGGGAGGTGAAGTCCGTCTCCATCTCACCGGACCGCCGGTACTTCTATCTCACCACCTCCGAGGGTTCTCCGTTCGAGGAGCACTTCTGGCGCGCGGAGCTGGACGGCAGCCGCCGCACCCGCATCACCACGCGCCCAGGGTTCCACGACGTGACCGTCTCGCCCGACGGCCGCCGGCTCGCCATCGTCCACTCCTACTCGAACCGGCCGCCCGAGCTGTTCGTCGCGGAAAACCGGCCGGGCGCGGAGATGCGCCGCGTCACCGTCTCACCTACGGAGGAGTGGAGCTCCTTCGGCTGGATCGACCCGGAGATCGTCTGGTTCGAGGCCCGGGACGGCGTGAAGGTGCCGGCGCGCATCTACCGGCCGCGCGACCTCGGCGCGGAGCCGCACGGCGGCGCCGTCATCTTCGTCCACGGCGCGGGCTACCTGCACAACGTCCACAAGGGGTGGTCCACGTACTACCGCGAGTACATGTTCCACCACCTGCTCGCGGCCCGCGGCTTCACCGTGCTGGACATCGACTACCGCGGCTCGGCCGGCTACGGCCGCGACTGGCGCACCGCCATCTACCGCCACATGGGCGGCAAGGACCTCAGCGACCAGGTGGACGGCGCCCGCTACCTCGTCCAGCACGAGGGTGTGGACCCGGAGCGCATCGGCATCTACGGCGGCTCGTACGGCGGCTTCATCACGCTCATGGCGCTGTTCACCGAGGCCAAGACGTTCGCCGCGGGCGCCGCGCTCCGCGCCGTGACCGACTGGGCCCATTACAATCACTGGTACACCCAGCGCATCCTCAACCTGCCGCACGAGGACACCCTCGCGTACCGCAGGTCCTCGCCCATCTACTTCGCCGAGGGCCTGGAGGACCCGCTCCTGATCGCGCACGGGATGGTGGACACCAACGTCCACTTCCAAGATGTCGTCCGCCTGGCCCAACGCCTGATCGAGCTCGGCAAGACGAACTGGGAGATGGCGATCTATCCGGTCGAGGATCACGGCTTCGTCGAGCCCAGCTCCTGGACCGACCAGTACCGCCGCATCCTCGAGCTGTTCGAGCGGCACCTCACCCGACCACGGACGGCATCACAGGAGTAG
- a CDS encoding N-acetyltransferase, which yields MRQAPTPATAPPEGDARGVGEAAGLWVERVRGRRELGIFLKLPWRIYASDPAWVPPLLSDQKKVLDPRHPFHAHAEVACFLAWRGGEPVGRIAAIANHRYNEFHGDRTGFFGLFETVNDAQVAAALLAAAEEWLRARGLDRAVGPMNLSTNDEFFSPGVLIDGFDRPPCIMMAHTPPYYAALLEGAGYTRAKDLVAYWLTGERPPERMLRRIARLQRSEGVVVRSLDLRRFDEEVRAIQDVYHSAWERNWGFVPMTEAEFAHLAKSLRPVVEPRLCVIAEVDGRAVGFALTLPDYHQVLKRLNGRLFPFGVFKFLWYRRKIDTARVLTLGVRPGYRHRGLDAMMIVRIWEEAVQLGYRQGECSWILEDNWDMRRGVERVGGKVYKTYRIYEKLL from the coding sequence ATGAGACAGGCCCCGACGCCGGCCACCGCGCCGCCGGAGGGGGATGCGCGGGGCGTCGGCGAGGCGGCGGGGCTGTGGGTGGAGCGGGTGCGGGGCCGTCGTGAGCTGGGCATCTTCCTGAAGCTCCCCTGGCGCATCTACGCGTCCGATCCCGCGTGGGTGCCGCCGCTGCTCTCGGACCAGAAGAAAGTCCTGGACCCCCGGCATCCGTTCCATGCGCATGCCGAGGTGGCCTGCTTCCTCGCCTGGCGGGGCGGCGAGCCGGTGGGCCGGATCGCGGCGATCGCGAATCATCGCTACAACGAGTTCCACGGTGATCGGACGGGCTTCTTCGGCCTGTTCGAGACCGTCAATGACGCCCAGGTGGCGGCGGCGCTGCTCGCCGCGGCGGAGGAGTGGCTGCGTGCGCGGGGGCTGGATCGTGCCGTGGGCCCCATGAACCTGTCCACCAACGACGAGTTTTTCTCGCCGGGGGTGTTGATCGACGGGTTCGACCGCCCGCCGTGCATCATGATGGCGCACACGCCGCCGTACTACGCGGCGCTGCTGGAAGGCGCGGGGTACACGCGGGCCAAGGACCTGGTGGCGTACTGGCTGACGGGGGAGCGGCCGCCGGAGCGGATGCTGCGGCGGATCGCGCGGCTGCAGCGGTCGGAAGGAGTGGTGGTGCGGAGTCTGGACCTGCGGCGCTTCGACGAGGAGGTCCGGGCGATCCAGGACGTCTACCACAGCGCCTGGGAGCGGAACTGGGGCTTCGTCCCGATGACGGAGGCGGAGTTCGCTCATCTGGCGAAGTCGCTCCGGCCGGTGGTCGAGCCGCGGCTGTGCGTGATCGCGGAGGTGGACGGGCGGGCGGTGGGGTTCGCCCTGACGCTGCCGGATTACCACCAGGTGCTAAAGCGGTTGAACGGGCGGTTGTTCCCGTTCGGCGTGTTCAAGTTCCTGTGGTACCGGCGGAAGATCGACACGGCGCGGGTGCTGACCCTGGGCGTTCGGCCGGGCTACCGGCACCGCGGGCTGGACGCGATGATGATCGTGCGGATCTGGGAGGAGGCGGTCCAGCTCGGCTACAGGCAGGGCGAGTGCTCGTGGATCCTCGAGGACAACTGGGACATGCGGCGGGGGGTCGAGCGGGTCGGCGGGAAGGTGTACAAGACGTACCGTATCTACGAGAAGCTGCTGTGA
- a CDS encoding 8-amino-7-oxononanoate synthase — MGLFDKCHRFTRAREVQAAGYYPYFLPIEASYDTEVIIHGQRKVMVGSNNYLGLTHHPKVLAAAEAALKRYGSGCTGSRFLNGTLDLHEQLEERLARFLGQEAALVFSTGYQTNLGVIATLVGRDDYLFLDKLNHASIVDGARLSYGTVLRYPHGDMEALERMLASAPPDAGKLIVTDGIFSMEGDIADLPRIVALAEFYGAEVMVDDAHAFGVLGERGGGTAQHFHLEDKVSLIMATFSKSLASIGGVIAGPEPVIHYLKHHARSLIFSASMPPASVATVLAALEVIEEEPERREALWRNTRRMQEGLRSLGYDIGASETPVIPVLIGQVEETFKFWKELFDQGVFTNPVMPPAVPENSCRLRISLMATHTDEHIDFVLDAFARVGKRMAVI; from the coding sequence TTGGGCCTCTTCGACAAGTGCCATCGATTCACGCGTGCCCGGGAGGTTCAGGCAGCCGGGTACTATCCGTATTTCCTGCCGATCGAAGCGTCGTACGACACCGAGGTCATCATCCACGGCCAGCGCAAGGTGATGGTGGGCTCCAACAACTACCTGGGCCTGACGCATCACCCGAAGGTGCTGGCCGCGGCGGAAGCGGCGCTGAAGCGCTATGGTAGCGGCTGCACGGGCAGCAGGTTCCTGAACGGCACGCTGGATCTGCACGAGCAGCTCGAAGAGCGGCTGGCGCGCTTCCTGGGTCAGGAAGCCGCGCTGGTGTTCAGCACGGGTTACCAGACGAACCTGGGAGTCATCGCGACGCTGGTCGGCCGCGATGATTACTTGTTCCTGGACAAGCTGAACCACGCGAGCATCGTGGACGGGGCGCGCCTGTCCTACGGCACGGTGCTCCGCTATCCGCACGGCGACATGGAGGCGCTGGAGCGCATGCTGGCCAGCGCGCCGCCGGACGCGGGCAAGCTCATCGTCACGGACGGCATCTTCTCGATGGAAGGCGACATCGCCGACCTACCTCGGATCGTGGCGCTGGCGGAGTTCTACGGCGCCGAGGTGATGGTGGACGACGCGCACGCGTTCGGCGTGCTGGGCGAGCGGGGTGGGGGCACGGCGCAGCACTTCCATCTGGAAGACAAGGTCTCGCTGATCATGGCGACGTTCTCGAAGTCGCTGGCGTCGATCGGCGGGGTGATCGCCGGCCCGGAACCCGTGATCCACTACCTGAAGCACCATGCGCGCTCGCTGATCTTCAGCGCGAGCATGCCGCCGGCCTCGGTCGCCACGGTGCTGGCCGCTTTGGAGGTGATCGAGGAGGAGCCGGAGCGGCGCGAAGCGCTGTGGAGGAACACGCGGCGGATGCAGGAGGGGCTGCGTTCCCTCGGTTACGACATCGGCGCGAGCGAGACGCCGGTGATCCCGGTGCTGATCGGGCAGGTGGAAGAGACGTTCAAGTTCTGGAAGGAGCTGTTCGATCAGGGGGTCTTCACCAACCCGGTGATGCCTCCGGCGGTGCCGGAGAACTCGTGCCGGCTGCGGATCAGCCTTATGGCGACGCACACCGACGAGCACATCGACTTCGTCCTGGACGCCTTCGCCCGCGTGGGCAAGAGGATGGCGGTGATATGA
- a CDS encoding aspartate aminotransferase family protein has translation MSAPFGEQLPRMVTAVPGPASRALAQRLAAVESPNITQLSDTGPIFWVEASGANVRDADGNVYVDLTAGFSVAAAGHANERVVRALARQAERLPHALGDVHPADVKVALLERLKELAPGELGVTILASAGAEAVEAALKTAVMRTGKPGVLAFTGAYHGLTYGALATTWRPEFREPFRAQLYRGVRFAPYPYVYRWAEQVHAAVGGGAAALGSAAEPEVVCRTALEIAARIVDEAAASDVPIGAVLIEPVQGRGGFVVPPPGFLAGLRELADERGLVLIFDEVYTGFGRTGRWFACEHAGVVPDVLVVGKALTGMVPLSAAIGTPEVMSAWPPSTGEAVHTSTFLGNPAACAAALAQLAEIEERGLVHRAATLGSWLRERLDAWADRFPSVGEVRGLGLLQGVELVEDRATRRPATALARRVADAALREGVLLLTEGPAANVLAFTPPLVITEAQLEHALGVVEAALAAARA, from the coding sequence TTGAGCGCACCGTTCGGTGAGCAGTTGCCGCGCATGGTCACGGCGGTGCCTGGGCCGGCATCGCGCGCTCTGGCGCAGCGGCTCGCTGCCGTGGAGTCGCCCAACATCACCCAGCTCTCGGATACCGGCCCGATCTTCTGGGTGGAGGCGTCCGGCGCGAACGTGCGGGATGCGGATGGGAACGTGTACGTGGACCTGACGGCGGGTTTCTCGGTGGCCGCCGCGGGTCACGCGAACGAGCGCGTCGTGCGGGCGCTGGCGCGACAGGCGGAGCGGCTGCCGCACGCGTTGGGCGACGTGCATCCCGCCGATGTGAAAGTGGCGTTGCTGGAGCGGCTGAAGGAGCTGGCGCCGGGCGAGTTGGGCGTGACGATCCTGGCCAGCGCGGGCGCGGAGGCCGTCGAGGCCGCGCTGAAGACGGCGGTGATGCGCACGGGCAAGCCCGGCGTGCTGGCGTTCACGGGGGCGTACCACGGCCTGACGTACGGCGCGTTGGCGACCACGTGGCGTCCCGAGTTCCGGGAGCCGTTCCGCGCGCAGCTCTACCGTGGCGTCCGATTCGCGCCGTACCCGTACGTCTACCGGTGGGCCGAGCAGGTCCATGCGGCGGTGGGCGGAGGCGCGGCGGCCCTGGGATCCGCCGCGGAGCCGGAGGTGGTCTGCCGGACCGCGCTGGAGATCGCGGCGCGGATCGTGGACGAGGCGGCCGCATCGGACGTGCCCATCGGGGCCGTGCTGATCGAGCCGGTGCAGGGGCGGGGCGGCTTCGTGGTGCCGCCGCCGGGGTTCCTCGCCGGGCTGCGCGAGCTGGCGGACGAGCGCGGGCTGGTCCTGATCTTCGACGAGGTGTATACCGGGTTCGGCCGGACCGGCCGCTGGTTCGCGTGCGAGCACGCGGGCGTGGTTCCGGACGTGCTGGTGGTGGGCAAGGCGCTGACGGGGATGGTCCCGCTGAGCGCGGCGATCGGCACGCCGGAGGTGATGAGCGCATGGCCACCTTCGACGGGCGAGGCGGTGCACACGAGCACGTTCCTGGGCAACCCTGCCGCGTGCGCGGCGGCGCTGGCGCAGCTCGCGGAGATCGAGGAGCGTGGTCTGGTCCACCGTGCAGCGACGCTGGGCTCCTGGCTCCGTGAGCGGCTCGATGCGTGGGCCGACCGCTTTCCGAGCGTGGGCGAGGTGCGTGGGCTGGGGTTGCTGCAGGGGGTGGAGCTGGTCGAGGATCGGGCGACGCGGCGGCCGGCCACGGCGCTGGCGCGGCGAGTGGCGGATGCGGCGCTGCGGGAGGGCGTGTTGTTGTTGACGGAGGGGCCGGCCGCGAACGTGCTCGCGTTCACGCCGCCGCTGGTGATCACGGAGGCGCAGCTCGAGCACGCGCTCGGGGTGGTGGAGGCGGCGCTGGCGGCGGCGCGGGCCTGA